A window of the Linepithema humile isolate Giens D197 chromosome 4, Lhum_UNIL_v1.0, whole genome shotgun sequence genome harbors these coding sequences:
- the LOC105671078 gene encoding uncharacterized protein: MARLSYIVAIISIALTYVVAQELYTDKYDDVDVIQILENEKLRDQYYKCFMEQGPCLTGDAKFLREILSEAFQTKCKKCTEKQKVMLDQIVDWYTTNAPDEWRTIVEKTVEDMKKMNANKFVLEIIVKTEKMARLSYIVMVISISLMCVFAQEQYDNKYDDIDAMVILEDSKQRNEWYNCFKKTGPCLTPEAAFFGEILPESYQTQCQKCTDKQKLLLETITEWYTKNEPENWHSLVANIEVVHN, from the exons ATGGCACGGTTAAGTTATATTGTGGCAATCATCAGTATTGCACTGACGTACGTCGTCGCTCAAGAATTGTATACCGATAAATATGACGATGTCGATGTAATTCAGATTCTCGAGAACGAGAAATTACGAGaccaatattataaatgttttatggaACAAGGACCATGCTTGACCGGAGATGCAAAGTTCCTTAGAG agatTCTTAGCGAAGCTTTCCAAACcaaatgcaaaaaatgtaCTGAGAAGCAAAAAGTTATGTTAGACCAAATAGTCGATTGGTATACAACAAATGCACCTGATGAATGGCGAACTATCGTTGAGAAAACTGTAGaggatatgaaaaaaatgaacgctaataaa TTCgtattagaaattattgtgaaaacAGAAAAGATGGCTCGGCTAAGCTACATTGTAATGGTCATCAGTATTTCACTGATGTGTGTCTTTGCACAGGAGCAGTACGATAATAAATACGACGATATCGATGCAATGGTTATTCTCGAAGACTCTAAGCAGCGAAATGAATGGTACAATTGTTTTAAGAAAACGGGACCATGCTTGACACCAGAAGCAGCATTTTTTGGAG AAATTCTCCCTGAATCTTACCAGACTCAATGTCAAAAATGTACTGATAAGCAAAAACTATTGCTGGAAACAATAACCGAATGGTATACAAAAAATGAACCTGAAAATTGGCATTCTCTTGTTGCAAACATTGAAGTAGTTCACAACTAA